Proteins from a single region of Ananas comosus cultivar F153 linkage group 3, ASM154086v1, whole genome shotgun sequence:
- the LOC109707371 gene encoding protein NRT1/ PTR FAMILY 7.3 isoform X2 → MEVDETRGTEEECDYTLDGAVDFKGHPALKGKSGGWLAGTLILVNQGLATLAFFGVNVNLVLFLTRVLQQNNEDAANNVSKWTGTVYMFSLVGAFLSDSYWGRYKTCAIFQVIFVLGLVLLSLSSQMVLLRPTGCGNEHSTCKPHSSIEIGVFYISLYMIALGNGGYQPNIATFGADQFDEEDPREARSKVSFFSYFYLALNIGSLFSNTFLSYLEDKGRWVLGFWASAASAFIALALFLGGTPRYRHFKPGGNPLSRVSQVAVAASRKWKISMPQGDEDLYEVDGKDFAKANASRKILHTEGFKCLDRAAYMDPSDDFTMHGQSLVRNPWKLCTVTQVEEVKCVLRLLPIWLCTIPYSVVFTQMASLFVVQGAAMHRTFNGFDLPPASMSAFDILSVAAFIFLYRRLLRPLIGRITNNPRGLTELQRMGVGLVIAVAAMISAGTVEHFRLKQAQAGGGSKLNILWQVPQYVLIGASEVFMYVGQLEFFNGQTPDGLKSFGSALCMTSMSLGNYFSDAIVSAIMQATTAGGRRPGWIPADLNRGHMDRFYFLLATLTAVDFVVYVACAGWYKCMKIESKCGDNEDETVSD, encoded by the exons ATGGAGGTAGATGAGACGAGAGGTACAGAAGAAGAGTGTGATTACACTCTTGATGGCGCTGTGGACTTCAAAGGTCATCCTGCATTGAAGGGAAAATCTGGTGGATGGTTGGCTGGTACCCTAATACTTG TGAATCAAGGACTAGCAACTTTAGCATTCTTTGGTGTGAATGTTAACCTTGTGCTGTTTCTGACGAGGGTGCTGCAGCAAAACAATGAGGATGCAGCCAATAATGTTAGTAAATGGACAGGCACAGTGTACATGTTCTCCCTCGTTGGCGCCTTCCTCAGTGACTCCTACTGGGGAAGATACAAAACTTGCGCCATCTTCCAGGTCATATTTGTGCTT GGACTGGTGCTACTATCATTGTCTTCGCAAATGGTCTTACTCAGGCCCACAGGATGCGGCAATGAGCACAGCACATGCAAACCCCACTCAAGCATTGAGATTGGGGTGTTCTACATATCCCTTTACATGATTGCCCTTGGCAATGGGGGTTATCAGCCTAATATCGCCACATTTGGGGCTGATCAATTTGATGAGGAGGACCCAAGAGAGGCCCGCTCAAAAGTGTCTTTCTTTAGCTACTTCTATTTAGCCCTCAACATAGGCTCCCTCTTCTCAAACACCTTCTTGAGCTACCTTGAGGATAAGGGCAGatgggttttgggattttgggCCTCAGCAGCTTCTGCCTTCATTGCCCTGGCCCTCTTCCTTGGTGGGACTCCCAGGTATAGGCATTTCAAGCCAGGTGGGAATCCCCTCTCCAGAGTTTCCCAAGTGGCGGTCGCGGCATCGAGGAAATGGAAGATCAGCATGCCGCAAGGCGACGAGGATCTATACGAGGTGGACGGGAAGGATTTTGCAAAAGCCAATGCAAGCAGGAAAATTCTACACACGGAGGGCTTCAA GTGTTTGGATCGAGCCGCATACATGGATCCCTCAGACGACTTCACCATGCACGGCCAATCCCTCGTCCGCAACCCTTGGAAACTCTGCACTGTAACACAAGTGGAAGAAGTGAAGTGCGTTCTCCGCCTTCTCCCGATATGGCTATGCACCATCCCCTACTCCGTTGTTTTCACGCAGATGGCCTCCCTCTTCGTCGTCCAGGGCGCCGCCATGCACCGCACTTTCAACGGTTTCGACCTTCCCCCTGCCAGCATGTCTGCCTTCGACATTCTCAGTGTTGCAGCCTTCATTTTCCTCTATCGCCGCCTGCTCCGCCCACTCATTGGTCGGATAACAAACAACCCACGGGGTCTCACTGAGCTCCAAAGGATGGGTGTTGGGCTAGTGATTGCCGTAGCAGCCATGATCTCAGCCGGCACGGTCGAGCACTTCCGACTCAAGCAGGCCCAAGCAGGCGGCGGCAGCAAGCTAAATATACTATGGCAG GTGCCGCAATATGTTCTGATAGGCGCATCGGAGGTGTTCATGTACGTAGGGCAGCTGGAATTCTTCAACGGGCAGACGCCAGACGGGCTGAAGAGCTTCGGCAGTGCACTCTGCATGACATCCATGTCGCTTGGAAACTACTTCAGCGATGCCATCGTCTCTGCCATAATGCAGGCCACCACTGCAGGGGGCCGCCGCCCCGGCTGGATCCCTGCTGACCTTAACAGGGGCCACATGGATCGGTTCTACTTCCTACTGGCCACACTCACTGCTGTTGATTTTGTGGTGTATGTCGCCTGCGCAGGGTGGTACAAGTGCATGAAGATCGAGAGCAAGTGCGGGGACAACGAGGATGAGACCGTCTCAGATTGA
- the LOC109707371 gene encoding protein NRT1/ PTR FAMILY 7.3 isoform X1, whose amino-acid sequence MTKEKQGETEETKVGVVVMEVDETRGTEEECDYTLDGAVDFKGHPALKGKSGGWLAGTLILVNQGLATLAFFGVNVNLVLFLTRVLQQNNEDAANNVSKWTGTVYMFSLVGAFLSDSYWGRYKTCAIFQVIFVLGLVLLSLSSQMVLLRPTGCGNEHSTCKPHSSIEIGVFYISLYMIALGNGGYQPNIATFGADQFDEEDPREARSKVSFFSYFYLALNIGSLFSNTFLSYLEDKGRWVLGFWASAASAFIALALFLGGTPRYRHFKPGGNPLSRVSQVAVAASRKWKISMPQGDEDLYEVDGKDFAKANASRKILHTEGFKCLDRAAYMDPSDDFTMHGQSLVRNPWKLCTVTQVEEVKCVLRLLPIWLCTIPYSVVFTQMASLFVVQGAAMHRTFNGFDLPPASMSAFDILSVAAFIFLYRRLLRPLIGRITNNPRGLTELQRMGVGLVIAVAAMISAGTVEHFRLKQAQAGGGSKLNILWQVPQYVLIGASEVFMYVGQLEFFNGQTPDGLKSFGSALCMTSMSLGNYFSDAIVSAIMQATTAGGRRPGWIPADLNRGHMDRFYFLLATLTAVDFVVYVACAGWYKCMKIESKCGDNEDETVSD is encoded by the exons ATG ACAAAGGAGAAGCAAGGAGAGACGGAAGAGACGAAGGTAGGAGTTGTCGTAATGGAGGTAGATGAGACGAGAGGTACAGAAGAAGAGTGTGATTACACTCTTGATGGCGCTGTGGACTTCAAAGGTCATCCTGCATTGAAGGGAAAATCTGGTGGATGGTTGGCTGGTACCCTAATACTTG TGAATCAAGGACTAGCAACTTTAGCATTCTTTGGTGTGAATGTTAACCTTGTGCTGTTTCTGACGAGGGTGCTGCAGCAAAACAATGAGGATGCAGCCAATAATGTTAGTAAATGGACAGGCACAGTGTACATGTTCTCCCTCGTTGGCGCCTTCCTCAGTGACTCCTACTGGGGAAGATACAAAACTTGCGCCATCTTCCAGGTCATATTTGTGCTT GGACTGGTGCTACTATCATTGTCTTCGCAAATGGTCTTACTCAGGCCCACAGGATGCGGCAATGAGCACAGCACATGCAAACCCCACTCAAGCATTGAGATTGGGGTGTTCTACATATCCCTTTACATGATTGCCCTTGGCAATGGGGGTTATCAGCCTAATATCGCCACATTTGGGGCTGATCAATTTGATGAGGAGGACCCAAGAGAGGCCCGCTCAAAAGTGTCTTTCTTTAGCTACTTCTATTTAGCCCTCAACATAGGCTCCCTCTTCTCAAACACCTTCTTGAGCTACCTTGAGGATAAGGGCAGatgggttttgggattttgggCCTCAGCAGCTTCTGCCTTCATTGCCCTGGCCCTCTTCCTTGGTGGGACTCCCAGGTATAGGCATTTCAAGCCAGGTGGGAATCCCCTCTCCAGAGTTTCCCAAGTGGCGGTCGCGGCATCGAGGAAATGGAAGATCAGCATGCCGCAAGGCGACGAGGATCTATACGAGGTGGACGGGAAGGATTTTGCAAAAGCCAATGCAAGCAGGAAAATTCTACACACGGAGGGCTTCAA GTGTTTGGATCGAGCCGCATACATGGATCCCTCAGACGACTTCACCATGCACGGCCAATCCCTCGTCCGCAACCCTTGGAAACTCTGCACTGTAACACAAGTGGAAGAAGTGAAGTGCGTTCTCCGCCTTCTCCCGATATGGCTATGCACCATCCCCTACTCCGTTGTTTTCACGCAGATGGCCTCCCTCTTCGTCGTCCAGGGCGCCGCCATGCACCGCACTTTCAACGGTTTCGACCTTCCCCCTGCCAGCATGTCTGCCTTCGACATTCTCAGTGTTGCAGCCTTCATTTTCCTCTATCGCCGCCTGCTCCGCCCACTCATTGGTCGGATAACAAACAACCCACGGGGTCTCACTGAGCTCCAAAGGATGGGTGTTGGGCTAGTGATTGCCGTAGCAGCCATGATCTCAGCCGGCACGGTCGAGCACTTCCGACTCAAGCAGGCCCAAGCAGGCGGCGGCAGCAAGCTAAATATACTATGGCAG GTGCCGCAATATGTTCTGATAGGCGCATCGGAGGTGTTCATGTACGTAGGGCAGCTGGAATTCTTCAACGGGCAGACGCCAGACGGGCTGAAGAGCTTCGGCAGTGCACTCTGCATGACATCCATGTCGCTTGGAAACTACTTCAGCGATGCCATCGTCTCTGCCATAATGCAGGCCACCACTGCAGGGGGCCGCCGCCCCGGCTGGATCCCTGCTGACCTTAACAGGGGCCACATGGATCGGTTCTACTTCCTACTGGCCACACTCACTGCTGTTGATTTTGTGGTGTATGTCGCCTGCGCAGGGTGGTACAAGTGCATGAAGATCGAGAGCAAGTGCGGGGACAACGAGGATGAGACCGTCTCAGATTGA
- the LOC109707059 gene encoding uncharacterized protein LOC109707059 — MASTGPATEFAQESTRKSLIAISQSVPGKTLNSDQTAVSSTYANSVDSNCNGGKEEYRSKLISISYTQSPDAQPSPCSLENIGS; from the coding sequence ATGGCGTCTACTGGACCTGCGACTGAGTTTGCTCAAGAAAGCACACGCAAGTCTTTAATAGCAATCTCACAATCTGTTCCAGGGAAGACCCTTAACTCGGACCAAACAGCAGTTAGCTCAACATACGCCAACTCGGTGGACAGTAACTGCAATGGAGGGAAAGAAGAATATAGATCGAAGCTGATCTCCATATCGTACACTCAATCTCCCGACGCTCAACCCTCGCCTTGTTCTTTGGAGAATATCGGCAGTTAG